The Mycobacterium avium subsp. avium genomic sequence TGCTGTCGAGGGGCGGGGTCTAACCCCCGAAGGCGAAACGCTCTGGGCGTACTGCAAAGGACTGATCGGTCCCCGGATCGAACTCGTCAACCGCGTGATGCAGCCCGTAATGGAGAGCTTCTTCGCCATGGGGGCGGCCGATCCTGCGCGCGTTGACGGCGATCGGCCGATGCCATGAAGCAAGCGACAGTCATTGCCGTCGGCGAGACGGGGTTACTCGATGTTCCGAAGCCGCAAACCGGACCGAACGACGTCCTGTTGCGAATGCGTGCCTGCGGCGTGTGTGGGTCCGACGGGATTTACATATCCATGGGCGGGGTCCCACCGATGCAGGGTCGCATGCCTCTGGGCCACGAACCCGCCGGTGAAGTCGTCGAGGTGGGCGCGGACGTCGTAGGGATCCAGGTCGGCGATCACGTGGTCGTCAACCCGATGAGCGCCCCGAGCGGCATCATCGGAAACGGCGGCACCACAGGGGCGTTGGCACCGTACCTACTCATCGAGAACGCGGCGCGGGGACGCAGTCTCGAGGTCATACCCGACCACATACCGTGGGAGGTCGCAGCGCTCAACGAGCCCATGGCCGTCGCCCTGCACGGCGCCAATCGCTGCAACCCTCGAACCGGAGACAAGGTCGTCGTCTTCGGCGCCGGACCGGTGGGCCTCGGGGCAATACTGGCGTTCAAATCGCTCGGCGTGGGCCACGTGGTCGTGGTCGACCCAATTTCGGGCCGTCTCGAAAAGGCGCTGCAGGTCGGCGCCAACGCCGTGATAGATCCCACCGAGGAGGACGTCGTCACCCGGCTCTTGGAACTGCACGGCGAGGGCGAGTCGATGTTCGGCGGTCGGGTCGGGACTGATGTCTACCTCGACGCTGCTGGCGCGAACGCCGTCGTCGACACCGTCCTGTCGGCGGCGAAGCGGGACGCGCGATTGACCATCGTGGGCGTCCACAAGGAACCCGTGTCCGTGGAGCTGCTCAACGTGATGGGCAACGAAATCGAGATCGTCGGATCCTGTGGATACCCGGACGAAATCTTCGAGGTGACAAAGGATCTGGTGGCCAACTGGCAGAAGTACGCCGTCATCATCAGCCACACAATTCCGTTCGATGACGTCGAGGAGGCACTGCGGCTGGCGGCCACCCCCGGCGCCGCGGACAAGGTCGTCGTGACGTTCCCCTGACGTCGCGCACGATCATCTTTGGGATTCGATCGCGTTTAGCGTCGGATCGCAGCGGCCGGCCCTGGGCCTCCGTCGACTGTGTGCTGTCAGCTCGACTCCAGCCCATTCACGCTCGCCGACCCCGGCTCTTGTTGCACGATTCGAGTTCTCGGGCGAGCTGATGCTTGTTCAACTTTCACGCGTCGGTGCGCGGGAGGCACCGCGTGAATGAAATCGACCGAGGCACTTGTATCTCGCCAGCCGCGCGTACAGCCACGCCAGCAATTCTCCGGCGATCACGTCGCCGGCGTCGGCGAGGTCGGCCAATTCGATCACCGCCTGGCCAATGTCGGCGTCCGCAACACTTCATCTAATTCTGCGCACGGGGACATTGGACCACCCGCAAACATTGGACATTGCCACCCGCCGCAACCCGCTGCGATCGACTTCGTACTCGGGGAGGAGATCGAGCAGCGCGCCTAGGGCGATGCGGCTCTCCATCCTCGCCAACGCGGCCCCCAAACAACTGTGTATGCCGTAGCCAAAGGCGAGATTGAAGCCCATTTTGCGCTCCCTGTCGATGTCCAATCGGTCAGGATCAGGGAACATCCGCTCATCGCGCGTCGCTGAACCCGTGACGAGCAGGACGGCGCTACCCTCGGGAATTGTCTTGCCGTGCAACGTCACATCGCGGGTAGCGGTGCGGACCTGGTACTGTGACGGCGCTTCGTAGCGCAGCAACTCTTCGATCGCGGCCGGAATCTTGCTACGGTCCTTCTGCAACTTCTGCCACTGGTCGGGAAAGTCGGCGAAGGCGACCATGGCATTGCCGATGAGCTTGGTGACGGTCTCCGCGCCCGCTCCCCCGAGCATGGTCGCGAAGCCGGTGATATCCACATCGGTGAGCTTCTCGACCTGCCCGTCTCGCTCGATCTCGGTCTCGATGAGCCGGCTGATCATGTCGTCGCAGGGTTCGGCACGGCGCTTCTGCACCAGGTTGTAGTAATAGATCCCCGTCTTCGTCGAGGCCTCGAAACCCTCTGCGGTGGTGGCGATCTCACCGGGGCGCCGTTCAAGCAGCAGATCGAGCCAGAGACGAATCTGGTCGCGGTCCTGCTTCGGCACTCCCAGCATGGTGGTGATGACCTCGTTCGGAAACAGGGCCGAGAAGTCGGCTACCACGTCGAAGGAGGACGGGTCGAGCGCATGAATGCGCTCGTAGACCTTCTCGCGCACCATGTCTTCCAGCGCGGCGATGGCGCGGGGGGTGAACACGTTGCTCACCAGCCGGCGCATCTTCTGATGTTCGGGCGGGTCCATCGAGATGATCACTTTGGGCACCGGCAGCGCATCGTCGTGCGCCTGCACCATGTCCAGCGTGGCGCCCTTGGCAGACGAGAAGGTTTCGTAGTCTTTGGTAGCGGGCGCCACGTCGTCGTAACGGGTCAAGGCCCAGAAGTCCCACTTTGCGTTGTAATAAACGGGAGCCTCGTCGCGCAGCCGACGGTACGTGTCGAACGCTCCATTGAAGAAGTCGTCCGAGAACGGGTCGAAATCAACAGGATTCTCAGAAGCGATCTGCGATGGCGTTGCACTCATAGGATCGCCCCGGTTTCCTTGTAGGTCGCGATGGTGTCCCAGTCCAAGCCTGCCTCCATCAAGACCTCTTCGGTGTGCTGGCCGTGTTCGGGTGCGCCCGGCGGGACAACGGCCCGTTCGTCGAACTGGACGGGGTTTGTGGGCAACGAGTATGGCGAGCCGTTCATCGTGGCGGTGTTCGCGACATAGCCGTTGGCGGTCACCGCCGGGTCATCACAGAGTTCTCCGGGGGTTTGGACAACCCCCCAGGCGCCAGAGAGTTCGGCCAGCTGTTCGCGCCATTGCGCGAGTGTGCGTTTTGCGAACACCTCGTCCATGAGCGAGATGAGTTCCGTGCGGTTGGCGAAACGTGCTGCGGGACTGGCAAACCGCTCATCCTCGACCAATTTGGGCAGGCCGATGGCGCGCATCGCTTCCGGGTAGAACTTGTCGAGTTGCAGCATCATCAGCTGGACGTAGCGGTCGTCCTTGGTGCGGTAGGTCCCCACCAGAGGGTTGGGTGCGTCGGCGTGGCTGTACTTCGGGATCGAGCTGCCACCGTGAATCTGGCTCACCGCGACGTCGGGGCTGAGGTTCCACGCGGCCAGCCCGAGCAGGGAGACATCCACCACCGAACCCTGGCCGGTGGTCGCCTTCCTGTACAGAGCGGCCGCGATCCCGCCGGCGATCGCCATGCCCCCGAGGAGATCTCCGAAGGCGGGCCGCGACCGCACCAACTCGTCGCCGTCTTCGGTGAGCATGGCGGCGATGCCGCCGCGCGCCCAGTAGGAGACGCCGTCGTAGCCAGGCTTGTCCGAATCGGGACCCTTCGGGCCGTGGCCTGACCCGCGCACGTACACGATGCCGGGATTCGCTGCCCTGATGTCGTCGACGTCGATGCCCATCTTCTTGCGGCGAGTCGGCAGATAGCTGGTGAGGAATACGTCGCACGTGGCAGCGAGCTTACGGATGACGTCCTGGCCGCCGGGTGTGCTCAGATCGACGCCTATCGACTTCTTCCCCCGATTCGGTATCTCGATCATGTAGTTGACCGTGCCGCCGCCCTCGTCCACGATGCCCATCGTGACCAGGCCACGCTGTGGATCACCGCCCTCGCGGGGCTCGACCTTGATAACCTCGGCGCCCCACTCGGCGAGCACGGCGCCGGCCGACGGGACGAAGGTCCACGCCGCGACCTCCAACACGCGGACGCC encodes the following:
- a CDS encoding zinc-dependent alcohol dehydrogenase; this translates as MKQATVIAVGETGLLDVPKPQTGPNDVLLRMRACGVCGSDGIYISMGGVPPMQGRMPLGHEPAGEVVEVGADVVGIQVGDHVVVNPMSAPSGIIGNGGTTGALAPYLLIENAARGRSLEVIPDHIPWEVAALNEPMAVALHGANRCNPRTGDKVVVFGAGPVGLGAILAFKSLGVGHVVVVDPISGRLEKALQVGANAVIDPTEEDVVTRLLELHGEGESMFGGRVGTDVYLDAAGANAVVDTVLSAAKRDARLTIVGVHKEPVSVELLNVMGNEIEIVGSCGYPDEIFEVTKDLVANWQKYAVIISHTIPFDDVEEALRLAATPGAADKVVVTFP
- a CDS encoding cytochrome P450; protein product: MSATPSQIASENPVDFDPFSDDFFNGAFDTYRRLRDEAPVYYNAKWDFWALTRYDDVAPATKDYETFSSAKGATLDMVQAHDDALPVPKVIISMDPPEHQKMRRLVSNVFTPRAIAALEDMVREKVYERIHALDPSSFDVVADFSALFPNEVITTMLGVPKQDRDQIRLWLDLLLERRPGEIATTAEGFEASTKTGIYYYNLVQKRRAEPCDDMISRLIETEIERDGQVEKLTDVDITGFATMLGGAGAETVTKLIGNAMVAFADFPDQWQKLQKDRSKIPAAIEELLRYEAPSQYQVRTATRDVTLHGKTIPEGSAVLLVTGSATRDERMFPDPDRLDIDRERKMGFNLAFGYGIHSCLGAALARMESRIALGALLDLLPEYEVDRSGLRRVAMSNVCGWSNVPVRRIR
- a CDS encoding CaiB/BaiF CoA transferase family protein; the protein is MEAVISDDKVLSGVRVLEVAAWTFVPSAGAVLAEWGAEVIKVEPREGGDPQRGLVTMGIVDEGGGTVNYMIEIPNRGKKSIGVDLSTPGGQDVIRKLAATCDVFLTSYLPTRRKKMGIDVDDIRAANPGIVYVRGSGHGPKGPDSDKPGYDGVSYWARGGIAAMLTEDGDELVRSRPAFGDLLGGMAIAGGIAAALYRKATTGQGSVVDVSLLGLAAWNLSPDVAVSQIHGGSSIPKYSHADAPNPLVGTYRTKDDRYVQLMMLQLDKFYPEAMRAIGLPKLVEDERFASPAARFANRTELISLMDEVFAKRTLAQWREQLAELSGAWGVVQTPGELCDDPAVTANGYVANTATMNGSPYSLPTNPVQFDERAVVPPGAPEHGQHTEEVLMEAGLDWDTIATYKETGAIL